In Desulfobaccales bacterium, the following proteins share a genomic window:
- a CDS encoding HAD family hydrolase, whose product MRPDLSQVAVFLDRDGTINEEMGYINHLSRLVLLPGAAAGIARLNRAGLKVLVVTNQSGVARGYFPAEMVERVHARLMELLVAGGARLDGIYTCLHGPQDGCDCRKPKPGLLLQAAAEHGLDLRRCYLVGDRYNDLLTAAAAGAQGILVLTGYGRGELELHSAAWEIRPRKVAADLEEAARFILAELGLEPAP is encoded by the coding sequence ATGAGGCCGGATCTCAGCCAGGTGGCCGTCTTTCTGGACCGGGACGGCACCATCAACGAGGAGATGGGCTACATCAACCATCTCAGCCGGCTGGTGCTGCTGCCCGGGGCGGCGGCAGGCATCGCCCGGCTGAACCGGGCAGGGCTCAAGGTGCTGGTGGTCACCAATCAATCCGGGGTGGCCCGGGGTTATTTTCCGGCGGAGATGGTGGAGCGGGTGCACGCCCGCCTCATGGAGCTTCTGGTCGCCGGGGGCGCCCGGCTGGATGGCATCTACACCTGCCTCCATGGGCCCCAGGACGGCTGTGACTGCCGCAAGCCCAAGCCCGGCCTGCTTTTGCAGGCGGCGGCGGAGCACGGGCTGGATCTCAGGCGCTGCTACCTGGTGGGCGACCGCTACAACGACCTCCTCACCGCCGCGGCGGCGGGGGCGCAGGGGATTCTGGTGCTCACCGGCTATGGCCGGGGGGAGCTGGAGCTCCACAGCGCCGCCTGGGAGATCCGGCCCCGGAAGGTGGCGGCGGACCTGGAGGAGGCCGCCCGCTTCATCCTGGCGGAGCTGGGATTGGAACCGGCCCCATGA
- the waaC gene encoding lipopolysaccharide heptosyltransferase I produces the protein MSAAPRFLLVKLSSFGDVIHALPTLEALRQAHPQAEITWLVEEAFAPLLLGHPALDRVWAVPRLRPGRPGAWQELRRLLVVVRQVRQERFDAVLDLQGLLKSAVWVALAKSPRKVGYDCTRELSYLALTERLPPYDPEAHAVRRYLDLARHLGAYVNTPRFRLEHLVREPEGVSGLLNRGEWVVLHAGARWASKRWPVGHWATLAAALQRQGLRVALTGSGADRGLTQAIAAEAGGGILDLAGRTGLGELAWVLRHARAMVTVDTGPMHLAAALETPVVALFGPTAPWRTGPFGAGHEILRLDLPCSPCFRRRCAEPRCLTELSPEEALAGVARVLSRPSLP, from the coding sequence ATGAGCGCCGCCCCTCGCTTCCTCCTCGTCAAGCTCAGCTCCTTCGGGGATGTGATCCATGCCCTGCCCACCCTGGAGGCCCTGCGGCAGGCCCACCCCCAGGCAGAGATCACCTGGCTGGTGGAGGAGGCCTTTGCGCCGCTGCTCCTCGGCCATCCGGCCCTGGACCGGGTGTGGGCCGTGCCCCGGCTCAGGCCGGGCCGGCCGGGGGCCTGGCAGGAGCTTCGGCGGCTTCTGGTCGTGGTCCGGCAGGTGCGCCAGGAACGGTTTGACGCAGTTCTGGACCTGCAGGGGCTGCTCAAGAGCGCAGTTTGGGTGGCCCTGGCCAAAAGTCCCCGGAAAGTGGGGTATGACTGCACCCGGGAGCTGAGTTACCTGGCCCTGACGGAAAGGCTGCCCCCATATGACCCTGAGGCCCATGCGGTGCGGCGTTATCTGGATCTGGCCCGGCACCTGGGGGCTTACGTCAACACGCCACGTTTTCGCCTGGAGCACCTGGTGCGGGAGCCGGAGGGCGTCAGCGGCCTCCTGAACCGGGGGGAATGGGTGGTGCTTCATGCCGGGGCCCGGTGGGCGAGCAAAAGGTGGCCGGTGGGGCATTGGGCCACCCTGGCGGCGGCCCTGCAAAGGCAGGGGCTCCGGGTGGCCCTGACCGGGAGCGGGGCCGACCGGGGGCTCACGCAGGCCATCGCGGCTGAGGCGGGAGGCGGGATCCTGGATCTGGCCGGGCGCACCGGCCTGGGTGAGTTGGCCTGGGTACTTAGGCACGCCCGGGCAATGGTGACGGTGGACACCGGGCCGATGCATCTGGCCGCGGCTTTGGAGACCCCGGTGGTGGCGCTCTTTGGGCCCACTGCGCCCTGGCGCACCGGGCCTTTCGGGGCGGGGCATGAAATTCTCCGGCTGGACCTGCCCTGCAGTCCCTGCTTTCGGCGGCGGTGCGCCGAGCCCCGCTGCCTGACGGAGCTTTCTCCGGAAGAGGCGCTGGCGGGGGTGGCGAGAGTCTTGAGCCGCCCGTCCCTGCCTTGA
- a CDS encoding Trm112 family protein codes for MGISKELLEILVCPQCRGDLRLTPEEDGLICEKCRLVYEIRDDIPVMLPEEAKPLPQ; via the coding sequence ATGGGCATCAGCAAGGAGCTGCTGGAGATTCTGGTGTGTCCCCAATGCCGGGGGGATTTGCGGCTGACCCCGGAGGAAGACGGGCTCATCTGTGAGAAGTGCCGTCTGGTGTATGAAATCCGGGATGACATTCCGGTGATGCTGCCGGAGGAGGCCAAACCCCTGCCGCAATAA